The following proteins are co-located in the Desulfurococcus amylolyticus Z-533 genome:
- a CDS encoding tyrosine--tRNA ligase translates to MDTDEKVKLATRNVLEVITIEELRKIFEDKERPKGYLGFEPSGLVHVGWLVWMFKVRDLVNAGVDFYILEATWHAYINDKLGGDIEMIRKAARYTRIILDAIGVPETRIKYVDAEELASDKEYWGLLLKAAKHSSLARVKRALTIMGRKMDEGETDFSKLIYPLMQVTDIFYLDLDIALGGMDQRKAHMLTRDIAEKLGRRKPVALHTPIITGLQGPGGRMEGREYDEIASDVKMSKSKPETAIFVHDPPEVVEEKILKAYCPQRITELNPVIELNKYLLFQQEGFKLVVERPEKYGGTIVIESYNDLERMYVKGEIHPLDLKKATANALNKLLDPIRRRIESDPMAKEILEELLKAKVTR, encoded by the coding sequence ATGGATACGGATGAAAAGGTGAAATTGGCTACACGCAATGTCCTCGAGGTAATAACAATCGAGGAGCTCAGGAAGATCTTCGAGGATAAAGAGCGTCCAAAAGGATACCTCGGCTTCGAGCCCAGTGGATTAGTCCATGTTGGATGGCTTGTCTGGATGTTTAAGGTCAGGGATCTCGTGAACGCCGGGGTCGACTTCTACATCCTGGAGGCAACGTGGCACGCCTACATCAATGATAAGCTAGGTGGGGACATAGAGATGATCCGTAAGGCTGCTAGATACACGAGGATAATACTAGACGCGATAGGTGTACCTGAGACAAGGATTAAGTATGTTGATGCCGAAGAGCTGGCAAGTGATAAGGAGTACTGGGGATTATTATTGAAGGCGGCGAAACATAGTAGTCTAGCGAGGGTTAAGAGGGCGCTTACTATAATGGGTCGTAAGATGGATGAGGGAGAGACAGATTTCTCGAAGCTGATATATCCATTGATGCAGGTGACAGATATATTCTACCTAGATCTTGACATAGCCCTTGGTGGAATGGATCAGAGAAAAGCCCATATGCTGACTAGAGATATAGCTGAGAAACTAGGACGCAGAAAACCAGTTGCACTCCATACCCCGATAATCACGGGGCTCCAGGGCCCCGGTGGGAGAATGGAGGGCAGGGAGTACGATGAAATAGCCTCAGACGTTAAGATGAGTAAGAGTAAGCCTGAGACAGCAATCTTTGTCCATGATCCACCAGAAGTCGTCGAGGAGAAAATACTTAAAGCATACTGTCCACAGCGAATCACAGAGTTGAACCCTGTGATAGAGTTAAATAAATACCTGTTATTCCAGCAAGAAGGCTTCAAGCTAGTGGTTGAAAGACCCGAGAAATACGGGGGAACCATAGTGATCGAGAGTTATAATGACCTGGAAAGAATGTATGTGAAAGGCGAGATACACCCATTAGACTTGAAGAAGGCAACAGCAAATGCATTGAATAAGCTCCTAGACCCTATAAGGAGACGAATAGAAAGTGATCCCATGGCAAAGGAAATCTTGGAAGAATTGCTAAAGGCAA